One Schistocerca gregaria isolate iqSchGreg1 unplaced genomic scaffold, iqSchGreg1.2 ptg000569l, whole genome shotgun sequence genomic window, CAAGAAAATTCCCCTCAACTCCCGCGTCGACTCCCTCCTCCCCGTCTCCGTCTCCTGCGTCTGGGCCCACTGTCCCGACATGAACCTCGTCCACGTCATCTGCTACGCCAGCGGCGAGCTCTCCAAATCCTTCGCCGTCCCCCCCGTCTCCTGCCTCACCCTCGTCTCCTCCCCCCGCTCCAACGTCCGCCAAGTCTGGGGCCTCGCCTCCTGCTCCCTCCTCGTCTGGCACTCCGAATCCACAAAACTCCTCAAACAaatccccaccccctccacccccctcgcCATCCACCCCATCCACTCCCCCCAACTCCACCCCGACTCCCCCTCTCCCCTCGTCTGGGTCGCCACCCAAACCCACCACCACCTCACCCTCCTCGTCTACTCCCCCCTCACCTTCCAACTCCTCcagtccctctccctccccctctcctcccccccctccccctcgctcctCCTCACCTCCAAACACCTCGCCTGGTACGCCTCTCACACCCAACTCCTCCACTTCTCCTACTCCTTCGACCCCCACTCCCTCTTCTccctccacctcctccactccatcaCCGCCCACCCACTCCCCATCACGCACATGACCCTCGCCCCCACCCACCGCCTCTGGACCGCcggctccgaccactccctccgcGTCTGGCACGCCCACTCCCTCGACCTCATCGCCACCATCCCCAACTACCccgtccaccacctcctcctcctcgaccCCCACTCCCTCATCgtctccacccccccaccccaactcCATCGCTCACATCTGGCACCCCACCCTCCTGGAAATCACCGCTCACCTCCGCGCTCACCACTCCTCCCCCCTCTCCAAAACCGCCTCCCTCTTCGACCACACCATCTGGACCATCGGCACCTCCGATGACTCCATACACGTGTTCAAGTAAACCCTCTCTTCTCGCCCCCCCCGACGGCTCCGCACGCGCGTGCGAGCAAACCCTCTCTTCTCGCCCCCCCCGACGGCTCCACACGCGCGTGCGAGCAAACCCTctcttctcgccccccccccccgacgGCTCCACACACGCGTCCGCACAAAAAGCTCCTCTCCCCCCCCGACGGCTCCACGCGCGCGTCCGCACGAAAAAACTTCTCTCCCCCCGTCACTCCCTCCGTCTCGCacgcccccccctcctccctcctcgacCGCGCCCCCTGGACCGTCGGCACCCCCGATGGCTCCGTGCACTTgttcaaataaaaactttttttttccctctcttttttttttttttttcctcctgtcACCCCTTCCATATCGTACGCTAAAACACCATGctccccttctccctctccctctcccagcgCTCCCGCCTCCTCCACTCCTCCAAACCACCCCCCAACCCCCGCAACACCTATCCGTACTTCACCAACCTCGAACTCGAATCCCTCAGCCCTCGCCCCCCTCAAAACTCCCCTCgccgcctcccccccctccctctcacaaCTCCTCCCCCCTCACCGCTACTCCCTCGACCTCAACCGCGCCCCCACGCGCTCCACCCCCCCGCACCCCTGTCCACACTGCTCCCTCTCTCACCTCTCCTGCTTCAACCCCCGGCGATTCGTCCCACGCATCAAACTCTACACACACGACACCCAACTCCACAACCACCTCGGCCTAGACCCCTCCTCGCATCCACACCCCTCCCTCCAACCACCCTCCCACTCCACTccgctccactccactccactccacggcTCCAACCCCGCTCCCGTCCCCGAAGCCCTTCACTGGTCCCCCACCGACGTCactaatgtacacacacacacgccccccACCCACTCGCCACCCGCTCTCTACTAACCCCACacgcccccccctcctccccagtgGCTTCGCTCCCTCCGCCTCGGCCACCTCTCTCCCGCCTTCCAGCGCAACAACGTCTGCGGCCGCGTCCTCCTCTCCCTCACCCCCGACGCCGTCAAGTACCGCCTCGGCGTCCACGACGACAAAGACCTCGACCACTTCTTCCACTCCCTTCGCCAACTCCATCACCGACTCCAGGGCACCAGACGCACCCCGTTCTTCGCGGCCATCCACGCCCTCTCCAACTCCTCCGACCCGCCCCACGAATCCAGACTCGACCTCACCCTCAACCTCCTCCACTCCCCCACCACCTCCCTCTACGCCAAAGAACACGCACTCTCTCACCTCATTCACCGCTACCTCTCCCAACGCGACTCGAAAAGACTGCTGCAACTCGCAAACTCCGTTTATTCCGAGGGATTCATCATGCCCTCTCC contains:
- the LOC126315439 gene encoding uncharacterized protein LOC126315439 — translated: MELGWGGGDDEGVGVEEEEVVDGVVGDGGDEVEGVGVPDAEGVVGAGGPEAVGGGEGHVRDGEWVGGDGVEEVEGEEGVGVEGVGEVEELGVRGVPGEVFGGEEERGGGGGGEGEGEGLEELEGEGGVDEEGEVVCQTRREQEARPQTWRTLERGEETRVRQETGGTAKDLESSPLA